From the Lycium ferocissimum isolate CSIRO_LF1 unplaced genomic scaffold, AGI_CSIRO_Lferr_CH_V1 ctg45, whole genome shotgun sequence genome, one window contains:
- the LOC132044430 gene encoding LIM domain-containing protein WLIM1-like produces the protein MATFGGTTQKCKACEKTVYLVDQLKADSRVYHKACFRCNHCKGTLKLGNYNSYEGVLYCRPHFDQLFKMTGSLNKSFEGGPRTAKERSLDKSQSNNKVSALFGGTQDKCVACKKTVYPLEKVAVDGTSYHRPCFKCSHGGCVISPSNYVAHDHKLYCRHHHTQLFKQRGNFSHMEDQEKIKGVTENGKA, from the exons ATGGCAACTTTTGGAGGGACAACACAGAAGTGTAAGGCCTGTGAGAAAACTGTATACTTGGTGGATCAACTTAAGGCTGACAGTAGAGTCTATCACAAGGCTTGTTTCAGATGCAATCATTGCAAGGGTACTCTTAAG CTAGGTAACTACAATTCCTATGAAGGAGTTTTATACTGCAGACCTCACTTTGATCAACTATTCAAAATGACCGGAAGCCTGAACAAGAGTTTTGAAG GGGGTCCAAGAACAGCCAAGGAAAGATCTCTTGATAAG tcacaatcaaacaacaaagTTTCTGCTTTGTTTGGGGGAACTCAAGATAAATGTGTTGCATGCAAGAAAACTGTTTACCCCCTGGAAAAG GTGGCTGTTGATGGCACTTCGTACCACAGGCCTTGTTTCAAATGTAGTCATGGGGGCTGTGTGATCAGCCCATCAAATTATGTGGCCCATGATCACAAGCTCTATTGTAGGCACCATCATACGCAACTCTTCAAGCAAAGAGGTAACTTCAGCCACATGGAAGACCAGGAGAAGATCAAAGGTGTAACTGAGAATGGAAAAGCATGA
- the LOC132044442 gene encoding pentatricopeptide repeat-containing protein At2g20540-like, translating into MRLLSWRKAKHLTVIKPKYPIFTYSSTTNFPAVSQHKIHITRKELSKLLYQRPPKSQLKQIHAQILTQELSSTASVVNSLIHCYLHIKEVTSARFLFFHYPLPSPPILIWNLMIRAYCKLENSSESFSLFRQLLNLDHSIRVFPDEYTFTFIVTSCAHQRSIVQGKIVHGLVMRNGLESNLYVGNSLINLYAVFKITDDAYKVFDRMTERDVFSWTSLICGYANNGEMYEACEIFYRMPGRNDVSWAVVISGFAGNGSYMEVLIYLNEMFCSLEDKVRPNEAVLVCALSACANLGALEQGNWIHAYIKRNEIHESSNISTALIDMYAKCGRIDIARLIFDRIPRPDVHNFTSMISGLSYHGLGEHALTVFNRMVDENVNPNEVTIIGVLNACSHSGLVEEGSSIFYNMETLWGLKPQIEHYGCYVDLLGRAGYLEKALEVVKSMHIKPDIVIWRALLSACRIHRNIFLGNSIIDFIKQLNSDGPSGSEVLISNLYASLGNWEKVSEVRKAMGQRKTQSDIGCSWIEMNGVVHQFRVADKLHPQILEVLNKLNELWTVLS; encoded by the coding sequence ATGCGCTTGCTTTCGTGGCGTAAAGCCAAACACTTGACTGTTATTAAGCCCAAATATCCAATCTTTACTTATTCTTCAACAACCAATTTTCCCGCTGTGTCCCAACACAAAATTCACATAACTCGAAAAGAATTGTCTAAATTGCTATACCAACGTCCACCTAAATCTCAACTGAAACAAATACATGCCCAAATACTCACCCAAGAACTCTCATCAACTGCTTCTGTAGTTAATTCTCTCATTCATTGTTACCTACATATCAAGGAAGTTACCTCAGCAAGATTTTTGTTCTTTCACTATCCTTTACCTTCACCACCTATTCTAATATGGAATTTGATGATCAGAGCTTACTGCAAACTCGAAAATTCTTCAGAAAGTTTCAGTCTTTTTCGACAACTCCTGAATTTAGACCACTCCATTCGGGTTTTTCCCGACGAGTATACGTTCACTTTTATTGTTACTTCATGTGCCCACCAAAGATCAATTGTACAAGGAAAAATTGTTCATGGGTTGGTGATGAGAAATGGGCTTGAATCAAACTTATATGTGGGCAATTCATTGATTAACCTGTATGCTGTTTTCAAGATTACAGATGATGCTTACAAAGTTTTTGATAGAATGACTGAAAGAGATGTGTTCTCTTGGACTAGTTTGATATGTGGGTATGCAAATAATGGTGAGATGTATGAAGCTTGTGAAATCTTTTATAGAATGCCAGGGAGAAATGATGTTTCTTGGGCTGTTGTTATATCTGGTTTTGCTGGAAACGGAAGCTATATGGAGGTACTTATATATTTGAATGAAATGTTTTGTTCCCTTGAGGATAAGGTAAGGCCTAATGAAGCTGTTCTTGTTTGTGCTTTGTCTGCTTGTGCTAATCTTGGGGCCTTAGAACAGGGAAATTGGATTCATGCTTATATTAAgaggaatgaaattcatgaaagttcaaATATATCTACTGCTCTTATTGACATGTATGCGAAATGTGGTAGAATAGACATTGCAAGATTGATTTTTGATAGAATTCCAAGACCTGATGTACACAATTTCACAAGTATGATATCAGGTCTATCATATCATGGGCTAGGTGAGCATGCGCTAACCGTGTTTAACAGGATGGTAGATGAAAATGTTAATCCAAATGAAGTGACTATTATAGGGGTGCTTAATGCCTGTAGCCATTCAGGTCTGGTAGAAGAGGGTTCTTCAATCTTCTATAACATGGAGACTTTATGGGGACTTAAACCTCAGATTGAGCACTATGGCTGTTATGTTGATTTACTTGGCCGTGCTGGATACTTGGAAAAGGCACTTGAAGTTGTAAAGAGCATGCACATAAAACCTGATATAGTCATATGGAGGGCTTTGCTCAGTGCCTGCAGAATCCATCGTAATATTTTCCTTGGTAACAGCATTATAGATTTTATAAAGCAGCTTAACTCTGATGGACCCAGTGGCAGTGAGGTACTGATCTCTAATCTGTATGCATCTCTAGGCAACTGGGAGAAAGTTTCCGAAGTGAGGAAAGCGATGGGTCAAAGGAAGACCCAATCTGACATTGGATGTAGTTGGATCGAGATGAATGGTGTTGTTCACCAGTTTCGTGTTGCTGATAAGCTACACCCACAGATTTTAGAAGTTTTGAACAAATTAAACGAACTCTGGACAGTGCTTTCCTAG